A window of the Armatimonadota bacterium genome harbors these coding sequences:
- the pqqE gene encoding pyrroloquinoline quinone biosynthesis protein PqqE — translation MTPAEAPRPLGLLAELTWRCPLHCPYCSNPAHYPAPEPELSTEDWRRVMAEAAELGVLHALISGGEPLLRADLELIVKAARSAGLYTNLITSGIGLSQARLTALSTAGLESVQISLQAAEAGMANEIAGARAHTAKLEAARRVTGAGLPLTINTVIHRLNIEQVGAIIALAEALGARRLELASAQFYGWALLNRDALLASRRQVESMMACINTERDRLGSRMQLLVVTPDYYAGRPKPCMNGWGARYLTVNPYGRVLPCPTAGHIAGMEFESVRVASLRRIWTDSEAFNRYRGTAWMPAPCSDCAMREIDFGGCRCQAAALTGDAAGADPVCELAPDHGLVLAAAAAAESGESRPAWQYRRNPTGRFAG, via the coding sequence GTGACACCCGCAGAGGCGCCTCGTCCGCTCGGACTGCTCGCCGAACTCACGTGGCGCTGCCCGCTGCACTGCCCCTACTGTTCGAACCCGGCGCACTATCCCGCTCCAGAACCCGAGCTCTCCACGGAAGATTGGCGGCGCGTCATGGCCGAAGCCGCGGAACTCGGTGTGCTGCATGCCCTGATTTCGGGAGGCGAGCCGCTACTGCGCGCAGATCTGGAACTCATCGTGAAGGCCGCCCGCTCCGCGGGACTCTATACCAACCTGATCACCTCCGGCATTGGCCTCTCGCAGGCACGCCTGACGGCGCTTTCAACAGCCGGCCTCGAGAGTGTGCAGATCAGCCTTCAGGCCGCGGAAGCCGGGATGGCAAACGAAATTGCTGGTGCACGTGCTCATACGGCTAAACTGGAGGCGGCGCGGCGCGTTACAGGCGCCGGCTTGCCGCTGACCATAAACACCGTCATCCATCGGTTGAATATCGAGCAGGTAGGCGCGATCATCGCTCTTGCGGAGGCGCTTGGCGCGCGCCGTCTGGAACTGGCAAGCGCGCAGTTTTATGGATGGGCGTTGTTGAATCGGGATGCCCTGCTGGCGTCACGCCGGCAGGTGGAATCGATGATGGCGTGCATCAACACCGAGCGAGACCGTCTGGGCAGCCGGATGCAGCTGCTTGTGGTGACGCCCGACTACTATGCCGGGCGCCCGAAGCCCTGTATGAACGGTTGGGGCGCCAGGTACCTCACGGTAAATCCGTACGGACGTGTGCTACCCTGCCCAACCGCCGGTCACATTGCCGGAATGGAGTTTGAATCCGTACGCGTGGCGAGCCTGCGCCGAATCTGGACCGACTCCGAAGCGTTTAATCGCTATCGCGGCACGGCGTGGATGCCCGCCCCATGTTCCGACTGTGCGATGCGTGAAATTGATTTTGGCGGCTGCCGGTGCCAGGCAGCGGCGCTGACCGGAGATGCGGCAGGCGCCGATCCCGTTTGCGAGCTCGCACCGGACCACGGGCTGGTTTTGGCGGCCGCAGCGGCGGCCGAAAGCGGAGAGTCACGTCCCGCCTGGCAGTACCGCCGCAATCCTACTGGCCGCTTTGCTGGATAA
- a CDS encoding glucosidase has protein sequence MNPEGDRLGDCGRTWDTWRLWGPYLAERAWGTVREDYSPDGSAWQYFPHDHARSRAYRWNEDGLLGICDNLQHLCFALAMWNGRDPIIKERLFGLTGVEGNHGEDVKEVYYYLDSTPTHSWMEALYRYPHAEYPYGDLVAENARRDRTRPEYELFDTRVFDDNRFFDVVAQYAKNAPDDILISISVRNRGPEAATLDLAPMFWFRNTWIWTGDPRRPRLSAANAAGCPAIRAEHAEIGAWWLICDTEPGTPELLFCDNETNVERLFPGGQPISRYPKDSINNYIVNGVHSAVSPDLQGTRSSALWHLNVPGRGEVQVRLRLCRTVPDVPFGRPFSTILNLRRSEADQFYADLAPAGLSDDALRVQRQAFAGLLWCKQFYHYNVRKWLVGDSAEPAPAEDRWRGRNCGWQHINNVRVMTMPDTWEYPWYAAWDLAFHCIPISLVDPQFAKGQLILLLREWFMHPNGQLPAYEWSFGDVNPPVHAWAAMRVFQIDRKATGKGDRNFLERVFHKLLLNFTWWVNRKDSEGNNVFQGGFLGLDNIGIFDRSQPLPTGGHLDQSDGTSWMAMYCLNMLAMAIELAVEERSYEDLAIKFLEHFFYISHAMNARSSTHYGDDVELWDEELGFYCDVMHLPDGTHFPLQIRSMVGLVPLLGVATLDPDVLERLPDLRRRLDWFIQHRPDLCSTAASLTRTGAGERRIFTVVAPDRLRRILTRAFDPAEFLAPTGIRSLSRYHLENPYTLALAGREYRIDYEAAESTTAAFGGNSNWRGPVWFPLNYLIIEALQKYDYYYGSDFQIEFPTGSGKLMNLWEVSVELSRRLISTFTRRPDGTRPVFGANEVYQKDPLWRDNIPFYEYYNGDTGAGLGASHQTGWTALVAKLIQQSGQ, from the coding sequence ATGAATCCTGAAGGTGACCGCCTTGGTGATTGCGGGCGCACCTGGGATACGTGGCGTTTGTGGGGACCATACCTTGCCGAACGGGCCTGGGGCACGGTTCGCGAGGACTACAGCCCCGATGGCTCAGCCTGGCAGTACTTTCCACACGACCACGCGCGCTCACGCGCTTACCGCTGGAACGAAGATGGGCTGCTCGGCATTTGCGACAACCTTCAGCACCTTTGCTTTGCGCTGGCGATGTGGAACGGGCGTGATCCCATTATCAAGGAGCGTCTGTTCGGCCTTACCGGGGTTGAAGGCAACCACGGCGAAGATGTCAAAGAGGTCTACTACTACCTCGACTCCACGCCGACGCACTCGTGGATGGAGGCATTGTACCGGTATCCGCACGCGGAGTACCCATACGGCGACCTGGTGGCCGAGAACGCGCGCCGTGACCGCACGCGACCGGAGTATGAGCTCTTTGACACCAGGGTGTTTGATGATAACCGCTTCTTTGATGTGGTGGCGCAGTACGCAAAGAACGCTCCAGACGACATCCTTATCTCCATCTCCGTGCGCAATCGCGGTCCCGAAGCTGCGACGCTCGATCTGGCGCCCATGTTCTGGTTCCGAAACACCTGGATATGGACGGGAGACCCGCGCCGTCCACGGCTGAGCGCGGCCAACGCTGCCGGCTGCCCGGCGATCCGGGCCGAGCACGCGGAGATCGGTGCCTGGTGGTTGATCTGCGACACGGAGCCAGGAACTCCCGAGCTGCTGTTTTGTGATAACGAGACCAACGTGGAGCGGCTATTCCCCGGCGGCCAGCCCATTTCCCGGTATCCAAAAGACAGCATCAATAACTATATCGTCAATGGGGTGCATTCGGCAGTATCGCCCGATCTTCAGGGTACGCGCTCATCGGCGTTATGGCACTTGAACGTCCCTGGACGGGGAGAGGTGCAAGTTCGACTGCGTTTATGCCGAACAGTGCCGGATGTGCCATTCGGACGTCCGTTCTCCACCATTCTCAATCTCCGCCGATCCGAAGCGGACCAGTTTTACGCGGATCTGGCCCCCGCGGGGCTCTCTGATGACGCGCTGCGCGTGCAGCGCCAGGCGTTCGCTGGGCTGCTCTGGTGCAAGCAGTTTTACCACTACAACGTGCGTAAGTGGTTGGTGGGCGATAGTGCCGAGCCGGCGCCTGCGGAAGACCGCTGGCGCGGACGCAACTGTGGCTGGCAGCACATCAACAACGTCCGGGTCATGACGATGCCGGATACGTGGGAGTATCCGTGGTATGCGGCATGGGACCTTGCGTTTCACTGTATCCCGATCTCGCTGGTCGATCCGCAGTTCGCCAAGGGTCAACTGATACTACTGCTGCGCGAGTGGTTCATGCATCCTAACGGCCAACTGCCTGCGTATGAGTGGTCGTTCGGAGACGTCAACCCGCCGGTGCATGCCTGGGCTGCGATGCGCGTGTTTCAGATCGATCGAAAAGCCACAGGTAAGGGCGATAGAAACTTTTTGGAGCGCGTTTTTCATAAGCTGCTCCTCAATTTCACATGGTGGGTCAACCGCAAGGATTCCGAGGGAAACAACGTTTTTCAGGGTGGCTTTCTCGGACTCGACAACATCGGGATTTTCGATCGCAGCCAGCCGCTGCCGACCGGTGGCCATCTGGATCAGTCCGATGGCACCAGTTGGATGGCCATGTATTGCCTCAACATGTTGGCCATGGCCATTGAACTGGCCGTGGAGGAGCGCAGTTATGAGGATTTAGCGATCAAGTTCCTCGAGCACTTCTTCTACATCAGCCATGCTATGAATGCCCGGTCAAGCACCCATTATGGTGACGACGTAGAACTGTGGGACGAGGAGTTGGGCTTCTATTGCGACGTGATGCACCTCCCCGACGGCACGCACTTTCCACTTCAAATCCGGTCTATGGTCGGGCTGGTGCCGCTGCTGGGTGTCGCGACGCTCGATCCCGACGTTCTCGAGCGGCTTCCCGATTTGCGCCGGCGGCTCGACTGGTTTATTCAGCACCGGCCCGACCTGTGCTCTACCGCGGCTTCGCTGACGCGCACCGGCGCCGGCGAGCGAAGGATCTTTACGGTGGTCGCGCCGGATCGCCTGCGTCGAATCCTGACGCGAGCGTTCGATCCGGCGGAGTTTCTTGCCCCCACAGGCATCCGCTCGCTTTCGCGCTACCACCTGGAGAATCCGTATACTTTGGCGTTGGCCGGGCGCGAGTATCGCATTGACTATGAGGCCGCAGAGTCGACCACAGCCGCGTTCGGCGGCAACTCAAACTGGCGCGGGCCGGTATGGTTCCCGCTTAACTACCTGATCATCGAGGCGCTGCAAAAGTACGACTACTACTACGGCTCCGACTTTCAAATCGAGTTCCCAACCGGTTCCGGCAAGCTGATGAACCTGTGGGAGGTATCGGTTGAGCTCTCGCGGCGCTTGATCAGCACCTTTACGCGCCGGCCAGACGGCACACGGCCCGTGTTCGGCGCGAACGAGGTGTATCAGAAGGACCCTCTGTGGCGCGATAATATCCCGTTTTACGAGTACTACAACGGAGACACCGGCGCGGGACTGGGCGCCAGCCACCAAACCGGCTGGACAGCCCTGGTAGCCAAGCTTATCCAGCAAAGCGGCCAGTAG
- the clpX gene encoding ATP-dependent Clp protease ATP-binding subunit ClpX: protein MTKPTEGRCVLCGKTREQVKKLIVGQNGSVCLECVGRCNDLLRNDAPAGETTTLPIPGGVPRPQEIYRTLSQYVVGQERAKRSLSVAVYNHYKRISSVSTDVELQKSNILLIGPTGCGKTLLAQTLARILQVPFAMADATALTEAGYVGEDVENILLKLLQAADVGGSMEQTVQSAQRGIIYIDEIDKIARKSDNPSITRDVSGEGVQQALLKILEGTVANVPPQGGRKHPQQEYVQIDSSDVLFICGGAFEGLAELTGRRVHTRAMGIRAQVSGRADQHDRNNQLLQQVMPDDLLKFGLIPEFIGRLPVLATLEALDEDALVRILQEPRNALVKQYTRIFELDNVELAFTPEAVRAIAREAMTRSTGARALRTILEEVMLDVMYEIPSNDEVRRCVITADCVQTRSQPELYTREQLRQAS, encoded by the coding sequence GTGACAAAACCGACTGAGGGCCGCTGCGTCCTGTGCGGCAAAACCCGGGAGCAGGTCAAAAAGCTCATCGTGGGGCAAAACGGCAGCGTCTGCCTGGAATGCGTGGGTCGCTGCAACGACTTGCTCCGAAACGATGCGCCGGCGGGCGAAACCACCACGCTGCCGATACCGGGAGGCGTTCCGAGGCCGCAAGAGATCTACCGAACGCTCAGTCAATACGTTGTTGGTCAGGAGCGAGCCAAGCGGTCGCTTTCCGTGGCCGTGTACAACCACTACAAGCGCATCTCCAGCGTCAGCACCGATGTGGAGCTTCAGAAGAGCAACATCCTGCTCATTGGGCCAACCGGCTGCGGCAAAACGCTGCTGGCGCAGACGCTGGCGCGCATCCTTCAGGTGCCCTTCGCCATGGCCGACGCCACCGCGCTTACCGAGGCCGGGTATGTGGGTGAGGATGTTGAGAACATCCTTCTCAAGCTGCTGCAGGCCGCCGATGTCGGTGGGAGTATGGAGCAGACGGTGCAGTCGGCGCAGCGGGGCATCATCTACATCGACGAGATCGACAAGATCGCCCGTAAAAGTGATAACCCAAGCATTACGCGGGACGTAAGCGGCGAGGGTGTGCAGCAGGCCCTGTTGAAGATTCTGGAGGGCACGGTAGCCAACGTACCTCCCCAGGGCGGACGCAAGCATCCGCAGCAAGAGTACGTGCAGATTGATTCCAGCGACGTGCTGTTCATCTGCGGCGGCGCCTTTGAAGGGCTGGCCGAGCTGACTGGGCGTCGCGTCCACACACGCGCCATGGGAATTCGGGCGCAGGTGTCCGGACGCGCCGATCAGCACGACCGAAACAATCAACTGCTGCAGCAGGTGATGCCGGACGACCTGCTCAAGTTTGGACTGATTCCTGAATTCATCGGTCGGCTGCCGGTGCTGGCCACTCTTGAAGCGCTGGACGAAGACGCATTGGTACGGATTCTACAGGAACCACGCAACGCGCTCGTGAAGCAGTACACGCGCATATTTGAACTGGACAATGTGGAGTTGGCGTTCACGCCCGAGGCCGTTCGGGCTATTGCGCGGGAGGCAATGACTCGCAGCACCGGTGCACGCGCGCTGCGCACTATCCTGGAAGAAGTGATGCTCGACGTGATGTACGAAATCCCGTCGAATGACGAAGTGCGGCGATGCGTTATCACCGCCGACTGTGTGCAAACCCGATCCCAGCCTGAGTTGTACACGCGCGAGCAGTTGCGGCAGGCCTCGTGA
- a CDS encoding ATP-dependent Clp protease proteolytic subunit → MMQSIWRPDNVIPMVVEQSARGERAYDIYSRLLKDRIIFIGEPIGDHLANLVIAEILFLEKEDADADIDVYINSPGGSVSAGLAIYDVMQMVKCDIATICVGLAASMASVLLTGGRTGKRYALPNSRIMIHAVSGGFEGPVQDAEIRLKEMVRMHDTINEILAHHSGQTQERVRRDMDRDYFMSPQEALEYGLIDKIAERGER, encoded by the coding sequence ATGATGCAATCGATCTGGCGTCCGGACAACGTGATTCCGATGGTGGTGGAGCAAAGTGCGCGTGGCGAGCGAGCGTACGACATCTACTCACGCCTGCTCAAGGATCGCATTATCTTTATCGGAGAGCCGATCGGCGACCACCTCGCAAACCTGGTGATCGCCGAGATTCTTTTCCTTGAGAAGGAGGATGCCGACGCCGATATCGATGTCTACATCAACAGTCCGGGCGGCAGCGTCTCGGCTGGGCTGGCAATCTACGATGTGATGCAGATGGTAAAGTGCGACATAGCAACCATCTGCGTCGGCCTTGCGGCCTCTATGGCTTCGGTACTGCTAACCGGTGGGCGGACCGGTAAGCGTTACGCACTACCCAACTCGCGCATCATGATACACGCGGTCTCGGGCGGCTTTGAGGGCCCCGTTCAGGATGCCGAGATCCGACTGAAGGAGATGGTTCGGATGCACGACACCATCAACGAGATCCTGGCTCACCACTCCGGGCAAACGCAAGAGCGCGTGCGCCGCGACATGGATCGTGATTACTTCATGTCTCCGCAGGAGGCGCTGGAGTACGGGCTCATCGACAAAATAGCGGAGCGAGGTGAGCGGTAG
- the tig gene encoding trigger factor: protein MQVQLENVGPCTVKLEVEVDAAEVSGAFAQAWREAGRAVRVPGFRPGKAPRNIVEQFADRDRVRERARDIVLLNTGRQALDEKQLTPNGDPHVDAGDMVDNEPYKWSAVVELDAIVKLGPVKGLTARRPVVEVTEADVDAVIQRMRESNARLADVTGRSVEAGDTLVIDATWAQEGGEPEPQRRQLAHAGSGSEPFLSEIIGMAIGETRTFAVPAPDSTEGDASSGKSGQVTVTLHRINAPELPAVDDAFALKVAGVETVAALRETISANLIARNQRTALQAVESDLLSQIIESSEIQYPEGMVTEQALTLARHLDRDLQQNGSSLEAYLQQNNLDVEGILQRLRPSAEQRLRSVLVCNEIAKANGIEVGHDEVDERLTEMVEQERIPSSLLSGRAAANRLEGAVSAGILTERIRAFLLNNNTVVDAEPVTERAGEAAGGQGAETESGGEPAADSAPASTEAEDS from the coding sequence ATGCAGGTTCAACTTGAGAACGTCGGCCCCTGTACGGTAAAGCTCGAGGTTGAGGTAGATGCCGCCGAGGTCTCCGGCGCGTTCGCGCAGGCGTGGCGTGAGGCCGGCCGCGCTGTCCGTGTACCGGGCTTCCGGCCCGGCAAGGCGCCTCGAAACATCGTCGAGCAGTTTGCAGACCGTGACCGCGTCCGGGAGAGGGCGCGCGACATTGTGCTGCTAAACACGGGCAGGCAGGCGCTTGACGAGAAGCAACTCACGCCAAACGGTGATCCGCATGTGGATGCCGGCGACATGGTGGATAACGAGCCTTACAAATGGTCAGCCGTAGTTGAACTTGACGCGATTGTAAAGCTTGGTCCCGTCAAGGGCCTTACAGCCCGGCGCCCGGTAGTTGAGGTGACCGAAGCCGATGTTGACGCAGTGATTCAGCGGATGCGCGAGTCGAATGCGCGCCTTGCCGATGTCACTGGGCGGAGTGTGGAAGCCGGTGACACGTTGGTGATAGACGCCACGTGGGCGCAGGAAGGCGGTGAACCGGAGCCGCAACGAAGGCAGCTCGCCCACGCGGGATCCGGGTCCGAGCCGTTTCTAAGTGAAATCATCGGTATGGCGATTGGCGAAACCCGTACCTTCGCGGTGCCGGCGCCGGATTCAACGGAGGGGGATGCTTCCAGCGGTAAATCGGGTCAGGTCACCGTTACCCTGCATCGAATCAATGCGCCGGAGCTTCCAGCAGTCGACGACGCATTCGCCCTGAAGGTGGCCGGCGTGGAGACCGTGGCTGCGCTGCGAGAAACGATTTCAGCAAATCTCATTGCGCGAAATCAACGGACCGCGCTCCAGGCTGTTGAGTCCGACTTACTGTCGCAGATCATTGAATCCTCGGAGATTCAGTATCCCGAAGGCATGGTCACCGAACAGGCGTTGACACTTGCGCGGCACCTGGATCGCGACTTGCAGCAGAACGGCAGCTCGCTGGAAGCTTACCTGCAGCAAAACAACCTCGACGTGGAGGGCATTCTGCAGCGCCTGCGTCCGTCGGCGGAGCAGCGACTCAGATCCGTACTGGTATGCAATGAGATCGCGAAAGCGAACGGCATCGAGGTTGGCCACGACGAGGTGGACGAGCGTCTCACGGAGATGGTTGAGCAAGAGCGGATCCCCAGCAGCCTGCTTTCGGGCCGAGCCGCGGCCAACCGGCTGGAGGGTGCGGTCTCGGCGGGCATTCTGACCGAGCGGATACGTGCGTTCCTGTTGAACAACAATACCGTTGTGGATGCAGAGCCCGTAACGGAACGGGCCGGCGAGGCCGCGGGCGGGCAGGGGGCGGAAACCGAAAGCGGTGGTGAGCCCGCTGCGGATTCGGCACCCGCTTCGACAGAAGCTGAAGATAGCTGA
- a CDS encoding C40 family peptidase, with protein MEMRIGRATTALTVSSLRAEPHERAEVVSQSVLGETVQVLEHSGPFVRLETPDGYTGWLLRSHLQMAATAGQRPSGEPAYVSSAFATFTRRSVVANSLLAPFGAEVLRIRARAPAGRFAVAWPQPRGWRFGTVDACCVTVERPAFAAETVCRLAAGFAGAPYLWGGVTPFGFDCSGLVQRVFGWCGVRLPRDAWMQAGASGGRVITAAEALEPADLVFFRAAAGTSSRAITHVALCLSSERLVHASVNGVEIVRRHSAAMRSRYEEVSAWRCSA; from the coding sequence ATGGAGATGCGAATTGGACGGGCAACAACCGCGCTAACTGTTTCGAGCCTTCGAGCCGAGCCTCATGAAAGGGCTGAGGTCGTCAGCCAGTCGGTGTTGGGCGAAACTGTGCAGGTGCTGGAGCATTCCGGCCCATTCGTCCGGCTAGAAACGCCGGACGGCTATACGGGCTGGCTGCTCCGCAGTCACCTTCAAATGGCAGCCACGGCTGGCCAACGGCCCAGCGGGGAGCCGGCATACGTGTCTTCGGCGTTTGCGACGTTCACGCGGCGATCGGTTGTGGCGAACTCGCTCCTGGCGCCGTTTGGCGCGGAAGTGCTTCGTATTCGCGCTCGCGCACCGGCAGGCAGGTTTGCCGTGGCGTGGCCGCAACCGCGTGGCTGGAGGTTCGGCACCGTGGATGCATGCTGCGTAACGGTTGAGCGACCAGCTTTTGCTGCCGAAACGGTTTGTCGCCTGGCAGCCGGTTTTGCCGGGGCGCCGTACTTGTGGGGCGGCGTCACGCCATTTGGATTTGATTGCTCCGGCCTGGTGCAGCGTGTGTTCGGCTGGTGCGGCGTCCGGCTGCCACGTGATGCCTGGATGCAGGCAGGCGCATCCGGCGGCAGGGTGATAACCGCTGCAGAGGCACTGGAGCCTGCAGATCTGGTTTTCTTTCGGGCGGCCGCCGGCACATCCAGCCGCGCCATCACGCATGTTGCCCTCTGCCTCTCTTCGGAACGCCTCGTCCACGCATCGGTCAACGGCGTGGAAATAGTAAGACGGCACAGCGCGGCAATGCGAAGTAGATATGAGGAGGTTTCCGCCTGGCGGTGCAGCGCCTGA
- a CDS encoding DUF1361 domain-containing protein: MQSYHWILWNVMLAAVPAACAYVMEAGLKVARKLHIPAAVVLAPLAPVWLAFLPNSCYLLTEWRHFLFDRPYTAMRAAAAVEHIKRLDVAVWGLYFVLYAAIGALCFGLAIRPVARMMGRRRALRALAAVPFFFLVSLGVYLGLIVRLNSWDLARRPALVLQSAQEALSRPILANAILVFAVLLYLLYMTVDVWIDGLALRIGSVHLAGRRSG, encoded by the coding sequence ATGCAGTCGTATCACTGGATCCTCTGGAATGTGATGTTGGCGGCTGTTCCGGCAGCTTGCGCGTACGTGATGGAGGCTGGACTGAAGGTTGCGCGCAAACTGCACATTCCAGCGGCTGTAGTACTGGCGCCGCTCGCTCCGGTATGGCTTGCATTTCTTCCCAACTCGTGTTATCTGCTCACCGAGTGGCGGCACTTTCTTTTTGACCGGCCGTACACCGCGATGCGCGCCGCAGCCGCCGTGGAGCATATCAAGCGGTTGGACGTCGCCGTCTGGGGGCTCTACTTTGTGCTGTACGCGGCTATCGGCGCGCTCTGCTTTGGCCTGGCAATTCGCCCGGTGGCGCGGATGATGGGCAGGCGCCGAGCGTTAAGGGCGCTGGCAGCTGTACCGTTCTTTTTTCTGGTCTCGCTCGGCGTCTATCTCGGACTGATTGTGCGTCTTAACTCGTGGGATCTGGCGCGACGGCCGGCTTTGGTTTTGCAATCGGCACAAGAGGCGCTGTCGCGGCCGATACTGGCCAACGCGATACTGGTGTTTGCCGTGCTGCTGTACCTACTCTACATGACGGTGGATGTATGGATCGATGGACTTGCACTACGTATCGGCAGCGTTCACCTTGCTGGACGGAGGAGCGGATGA
- a CDS encoding Gfo/Idh/MocA family oxidoreductase, with protein sequence MNRPVRIGMLSFAHGHVGVYARELAARDDAELTACWDSDTDRMHAMAATFGMQAEPDLDRFLSRDDVECVIIGSETAYHARHAVMALRRGKAVLLQKPMALTLPECDEIIREAAAAGRWFSLAFQMRCDPVNIAIRSIVQSHRLGRLIFIRRRHCIGVLFNDQFVNGATRWHTEQWANRGMFFDDAIHAIDWLTWTLDRLPESCTAEISNTIGRIETDDTGVAIYRYSDGLTATVMNSSVILAGENTTEIYGDKGVLIQNHGDGPSSSCMPACGGCALKLWETTDSGSGWTDLGLPIQQQGERIAAVVPVFLSAYRAGVPMCSAQEGRRSVEMCLAAYRSSHLGQRVRLPLTHDELDRVPAPPGQG encoded by the coding sequence ATGAATAGACCCGTCAGGATCGGGATGCTGTCGTTTGCGCACGGTCACGTAGGCGTTTACGCGCGCGAACTGGCTGCGCGCGACGACGCCGAATTGACCGCGTGCTGGGATTCCGACACCGACCGGATGCATGCCATGGCCGCGACTTTCGGCATGCAAGCGGAGCCCGACCTGGATCGATTTCTGAGCCGGGATGACGTGGAGTGCGTCATCATAGGCAGCGAGACGGCCTACCACGCCCGGCATGCTGTGATGGCCCTCCGCCGCGGTAAGGCGGTGCTGCTGCAGAAACCGATGGCTCTCACCTTGCCGGAGTGTGACGAGATCATTCGGGAAGCAGCCGCCGCGGGCCGCTGGTTCAGCCTTGCATTCCAGATGCGATGCGACCCAGTGAACATCGCGATACGCAGCATCGTTCAGTCTCACCGGTTGGGACGGCTGATCTTTATCCGGCGACGCCATTGCATCGGCGTGCTGTTCAACGATCAGTTCGTGAATGGCGCAACCCGTTGGCATACCGAGCAATGGGCAAACCGCGGCATGTTTTTTGACGACGCAATTCACGCAATCGATTGGCTTACGTGGACGCTGGACCGACTGCCCGAATCGTGCACTGCCGAGATATCTAATACGATCGGTCGCATCGAAACCGACGACACCGGCGTGGCGATCTATCGGTACAGCGACGGCTTGACGGCCACGGTAATGAACAGCAGCGTTATCCTTGCGGGTGAGAACACGACCGAGATATATGGCGATAAGGGGGTTTTGATCCAGAACCACGGCGATGGCCCATCATCTTCATGCATGCCGGCTTGCGGAGGGTGTGCCCTAAAACTCTGGGAGACCACGGATTCCGGATCCGGCTGGACCGACCTGGGCCTCCCAATCCAGCAGCAGGGTGAGCGAATCGCCGCGGTTGTTCCTGTATTCCTGAGCGCCTATCGAGCCGGCGTCCCGATGTGCAGCGCCCAGGAGGGCCGCAGATCGGTGGAGATGTGCCTTGCCGCCTACCGGTCATCGCATTTGGGGCAGCGCGTGCGGCTGCCGCTGACGCACGATGAACTGGATCGCGTACCGGCGCCGCCGGGCCAGGGATGA